The Anaeromusa acidaminophila DSM 3853 genome includes a region encoding these proteins:
- the pseG gene encoding UDP-2,4-diacetamido-2,4,6-trideoxy-beta-L-altropyranose hydrolase, translating into MKVVFRADASVEIGTGHVMRCLAFAEELQCHGIQVQFACVEQPGHLIRMIRDKGYTCYALKAIDEVLTICGDWLVVDHYQLDLTWESAMRKQFRHIMVIDDLADRQHNCDILLDQNDYLQDKTRYEALIPRNCASFLGPGYALFRREFIQVKGKLGSRGIEKVQRILLSFGGTDPAGMTWKFLQWWSQAEFAQNREMHLIVVIGHYCVNRDKIEQYCHENENVTLHIQTSKMAQLLCEADIAIGAGGVSLWERCYLGVPSITVVVAENQKAIAEKAAEDGLTLLAGTAQQDNLERIEALLTQLIEDRALRLQMKENMQALYPEKDKHGVGEIVRTMEELNHAG; encoded by the coding sequence ATGAAAGTGGTATTCAGAGCCGATGCTTCTGTTGAAATAGGGACAGGCCATGTAATGCGTTGCCTGGCATTTGCAGAAGAACTTCAGTGTCATGGCATACAGGTTCAATTTGCTTGTGTGGAACAACCGGGACATTTGATAAGGATGATTCGTGACAAGGGATATACATGTTATGCGTTAAAGGCTATTGACGAAGTACTTACTATCTGTGGTGACTGGCTGGTAGTAGACCATTACCAACTGGATTTAACATGGGAATCGGCTATGCGAAAGCAATTCCGGCATATTATGGTTATTGACGATTTGGCTGATCGTCAGCATAATTGTGATATCTTATTGGACCAAAATGATTATTTGCAAGATAAAACACGCTATGAGGCATTGATTCCACGGAATTGTGCCTCTTTTCTTGGGCCAGGTTATGCTTTGTTTCGACGCGAATTTATTCAAGTAAAAGGGAAGTTAGGTTCTCGTGGAATCGAAAAAGTGCAGCGTATTTTACTTTCCTTCGGAGGAACAGACCCAGCTGGAATGACATGGAAGTTTTTACAGTGGTGGAGTCAGGCTGAGTTTGCCCAAAACAGAGAAATGCACTTAATCGTTGTAATCGGGCATTATTGTGTGAATAGGGACAAAATTGAGCAGTATTGTCATGAAAATGAGAATGTTACGTTGCATATCCAAACCTCTAAAATGGCGCAACTTCTTTGTGAAGCAGATATTGCTATAGGCGCTGGTGGGGTCTCATTGTGGGAACGCTGCTATCTCGGGGTGCCAAGTATTACTGTGGTCGTAGCGGAAAACCAGAAGGCGATTGCTGAAAAAGCAGCTGAAGATGGATTGACCTTGCTCGCAGGAACGGCCCAGCAGGACAATCTGGAACGAATAGAAGCCTTATTAACCCAATTGATTGAAGATAGGGCGCTACGGCTACAGATGAAAGAAAATATGCAAGCGTTGTATCCAGAAAAAGACAAGCACGGAGTGGGTGAAATAGTACGAACCATGGAGGAATTGAACCATGCTGGCTAG
- the pseH gene encoding UDP-4-amino-4,6-dideoxy-N-acetyl-beta-L-altrosamine N-acetyltransferase yields the protein MLASRWKLRPMEEADLLVVLTWRNKPSIRAAMYTEHEISLEEHKHWFYKTQQKGYCGKHFVFCCDDIPLGVVNFTAISQKHRRLNWGFYLGVDDAPRGSALVMGFLALQEAFERMEMHKVVGEVLEKNEKSFRYHQRLGFLQEGCLKGHIFKEYDGYLDVVCFGYLIDYWTNIKDSLIAEIREKYI from the coding sequence ATGCTGGCTAGTCGATGGAAACTGCGGCCAATGGAAGAGGCTGATCTTTTAGTGGTGCTTACTTGGCGGAATAAGCCCTCAATACGTGCAGCTATGTATACGGAGCATGAAATTTCTTTAGAAGAGCATAAACACTGGTTCTATAAAACACAACAAAAAGGATATTGTGGAAAACATTTTGTTTTTTGTTGTGACGATATTCCGTTAGGAGTTGTCAATTTTACAGCTATCTCGCAAAAACATAGACGATTGAATTGGGGATTTTATCTTGGGGTAGATGACGCGCCTAGAGGAAGCGCGTTAGTAATGGGCTTTTTAGCGTTGCAAGAAGCCTTTGAACGTATGGAGATGCACAAGGTAGTGGGGGAAGTACTTGAAAAAAATGAAAAGAGCTTTCGCTATCATCAGCGACTCGGCTTTTTACAAGAGGGATGTTTGAAGGGACACATTTTTAAGGAATATGATGGATATTTAGATGTGGTTTGTTTTGGGTATTTGATAGATTATTGGACGAATATAAAAGATAGTTTAATTGCAGAAATCAGAGAGAAATATATTTAA
- a CDS encoding radical SAM/SPASM domain-containing protein, with product MKRYIRNFPEVLRIEPAGACNLRCIHCPTGTTNMNRGIMSSEIFKKIINDIQGKKIRVAVLYHGGEPLLNPNLSEMIKQIKKIGVSFVKIVSNGMLLTAERSRELIESGLDLIEFSIDGVDANDNNSIRRGANFDTVITNINALIAMKKELGCSLPDIVVSSTQFDLEPTVPEFIKEAFQGEIHVVSAMKWPGLNEKEFQVTANGKDCPENYCDNVNNTITIRWDGAVVPCCYDLTNMYVMGNILNEKLETIWNNQPMLAFRKKIEEGDLPKLCEYCTVLGRGQFLLRK from the coding sequence ATGAAAAGGTATATTAGAAATTTTCCCGAAGTACTTCGCATTGAGCCTGCTGGTGCGTGTAATTTACGATGCATTCATTGTCCGACTGGAACGACCAATATGAATCGTGGGATCATGTCTTCGGAGATATTTAAAAAAATCATCAATGATATTCAAGGGAAAAAGATTCGAGTGGCGGTGTTATATCATGGTGGAGAGCCGTTATTAAATCCCAATTTATCCGAGATGATCAAACAAATAAAAAAGATAGGAGTATCTTTTGTAAAAATAGTATCAAATGGCATGCTTCTTACAGCAGAAAGAAGCCGCGAACTTATTGAAAGTGGATTGGATTTGATTGAGTTTTCAATTGATGGAGTCGATGCTAATGATAATAATAGCATTCGCAGAGGTGCAAATTTTGATACAGTAATAACCAACATTAATGCACTGATCGCGATGAAAAAAGAGTTGGGGTGTTCCCTGCCTGATATTGTTGTTTCATCTACCCAATTTGATTTAGAGCCGACTGTGCCTGAATTTATCAAGGAAGCATTTCAAGGAGAAATTCATGTTGTTTCTGCAATGAAGTGGCCAGGGCTTAACGAGAAAGAATTTCAGGTAACTGCAAATGGAAAAGATTGTCCCGAAAATTATTGTGATAATGTAAATAATACAATTACAATTCGCTGGGATGGGGCGGTGGTTCCTTGTTGCTATGATCTTACTAATATGTATGTTATGGGAAACATTCTAAATGAGAAGTTAGAAACAATTTGGAATAACCAGCCTATGCTTGCATTTAGAAAAAAGATTGAAGAAGGGGATTTGCCAAAACTCTGCGAATATTGTACGGTTTTAGGACGAGGACAATTTCTGCTGAGAAAGTAA
- the pseI gene encoding pseudaminic acid synthase: MYTKESTVNRKPFIIAEMSGNHNQSLERALAIVDAAAETGVDALKIQTYTADTMTLDLNEREFRINDPQSLWYGRSLYDLYQEAYTPWEWHEPIFERCREKGIIGFSTPFDRTSVEFLESMEMPIYKIASFENIDLPLMEKVARTGKPIIMSTGMASAAELAEAVDAVRKAGCSQLTLLKCTSSYPASPEDSNLRTIPHMKELFQCDVGLSDHTLGLGAAVASIALGATVIEKHFTLSRAEGGVDAAFSLEPKEMKQLVAECQRAFQALGTVSYQRTKAEEKSLQFRRSLYVVEDVQAGDLVTEENVRAIRPGLGMEPKYLELVRGARFSQAVLKGTALNWNHLLR; this comes from the coding sequence ATGTATACAAAGGAGAGCACAGTGAATAGAAAACCATTTATCATAGCGGAAATGTCTGGAAACCACAATCAATCCTTAGAACGGGCCTTGGCGATTGTGGATGCTGCGGCGGAAACCGGCGTAGATGCATTAAAGATTCAGACGTATACGGCGGATACGATGACGCTGGATTTGAACGAACGGGAATTTCGCATTAATGATCCGCAAAGCTTATGGTATGGGCGTTCTTTATATGATCTGTACCAAGAAGCCTATACGCCTTGGGAATGGCATGAACCGATTTTTGAACGGTGCAGGGAAAAGGGGATTATAGGCTTTAGTACCCCTTTTGACAGAACATCTGTTGAATTTTTAGAAAGCATGGAGATGCCTATTTACAAGATTGCATCGTTTGAGAATATCGACTTACCACTTATGGAGAAAGTGGCGCGAACTGGCAAACCTATTATTATGTCCACTGGAATGGCGAGTGCAGCGGAATTAGCTGAGGCTGTTGATGCGGTTCGTAAAGCAGGCTGTTCGCAGTTGACTCTATTAAAATGCACTAGCAGTTATCCAGCATCGCCAGAAGACTCTAATTTGCGGACCATTCCTCATATGAAAGAGTTGTTTCAATGCGATGTAGGGCTGTCGGACCATACGCTGGGGTTGGGGGCGGCGGTGGCATCTATTGCCTTAGGGGCCACGGTTATTGAAAAGCATTTTACTTTGTCTCGGGCCGAAGGCGGTGTGGATGCTGCGTTTTCCTTAGAGCCTAAAGAGATGAAGCAATTGGTTGCTGAATGTCAGCGCGCGTTTCAAGCGTTAGGTACTGTATCTTATCAACGAACCAAGGCAGAAGAAAAGTCACTGCAGTTTCGACGTTCGTTGTATGTTGTGGAAGATGTTCAAGCCGGTGATCTTGTTACCGAAGAAAATGTGCGAGCAATTCGCCCAGGTTTGGGTATGGAACCGAAGTATTTAGAGCTTGTGAGAGGGGCTCGCTTTAGTCAGGCTGTTTTAAAAGGAACTGCTTTGAATTGGAATCATCTGCTACGATAA
- the fliD gene encoding flagellar filament capping protein FliD, which yields MRLYGLSGSGLDVDNLVKDLMKAANTPLNKLNQQKTTLQWKKEDYSSIYNTVNDFRNKVFDYKLDKTLTPQKVTSSNESAVVALTSGGAAAVTHTVEVDALATGAASISSGTITAAGNSKTTIASQFSLAADTTLSFQVNGKSVSINTNQSLNEFASALNRAGDGVQATYDATADRMYIYSSTTGSTAKVDFTGSADLAFITDNLKLSISSTGTDASVKIDGQSITQSSNSFTLAGVSYTLKNKTAGISATISVSTDADKTVENIKSFIESYNATLKAINDKANETHSRNYAPLTDAQKSSMSDSEITAWEKIAKTGLLSNDSILRQAATNMRNSISNPVAGISGNYTSLSSIGITTGSYTEGGKLYLDETKLRKALQEDPTVVKNLFGTDGVTSSQDGIAQRLYDSLKGTMTQLNDKAGVIAGSSDTKSSLAKELKSLDSRIDSTTSRISAMQERYYKQFDALETMLQKLNSQSSWLSQLFGGNSQ from the coding sequence ATGCGTTTATATGGTTTGTCCGGCTCGGGGTTGGACGTGGATAATTTGGTAAAAGACTTAATGAAAGCGGCGAATACGCCCCTGAATAAGCTTAATCAGCAGAAAACTACCTTGCAGTGGAAAAAAGAGGATTATTCCAGTATTTACAATACGGTCAATGATTTTCGCAATAAAGTCTTTGATTATAAGCTGGATAAGACGTTAACTCCGCAGAAGGTAACATCTAGTAATGAAAGTGCGGTTGTCGCTTTGACAAGCGGCGGAGCAGCAGCGGTCACTCATACGGTGGAAGTGGATGCTTTGGCAACCGGAGCTGCTTCTATTAGCAGCGGGACGATTACGGCTGCCGGAAATAGCAAAACAACCATTGCTTCGCAGTTTTCCTTGGCTGCGGATACGACATTATCGTTTCAAGTTAATGGCAAGTCTGTTTCTATTAACACGAATCAAAGCTTGAACGAATTTGCATCTGCTTTGAATCGCGCTGGCGATGGCGTACAGGCAACCTATGATGCGACAGCGGACCGGATGTATATCTATAGCAGTACGACAGGAAGTACTGCTAAGGTTGATTTTACAGGTAGCGCTGACTTGGCCTTTATTACGGACAACTTGAAATTATCAATAAGCAGCACTGGTACAGATGCAAGCGTGAAGATCGATGGGCAGAGTATTACGCAAAGCAGCAATTCCTTTACGTTGGCAGGTGTGTCGTATACACTAAAAAACAAGACGGCAGGGATATCGGCGACGATTTCGGTTTCTACAGATGCAGATAAGACTGTAGAAAATATAAAATCTTTTATTGAAAGTTATAATGCGACACTAAAAGCTATCAATGATAAGGCAAACGAAACGCACAGCCGGAACTACGCGCCGCTGACAGATGCGCAGAAGTCGTCTATGAGCGATAGCGAGATTACGGCTTGGGAGAAAATCGCTAAAACAGGCCTTTTGAGCAATGACTCTATCTTGCGGCAGGCTGCGACAAACATGCGTAACAGTATTTCAAATCCTGTAGCAGGTATCAGCGGCAACTATACATCGTTATCGTCCATTGGCATTACAACCGGGTCGTACACGGAAGGCGGCAAATTGTATTTGGATGAGACGAAATTGCGCAAAGCTCTGCAGGAAGATCCGACGGTAGTCAAGAATCTATTTGGTACAGACGGAGTAACTTCCTCGCAAGATGGTATTGCACAACGTTTGTATGATTCGTTAAAAGGTACAATGACCCAGCTAAATGACAAAGCGGGGGTTATTGCAGGCTCATCAGATACTAAGAGTTCTTTGGCTAAAGAGCTGAAGTCGTTGGACTCCAGAATTGATTCGACCACCTCGCGAATTAGCGCAATGCAAGAACGATACTATAAACAGTTTGATGCATTGGAAACGATGTTGCAAAAACTCAATAGCCAGTCTTCTTGGCTTAGCCAATTATTTGGCGGAAACTCGCAGTAA
- a CDS encoding flagellar protein FlaG: MEIGSLTRMDAGATVATASSAGMQQGTVQQGNAQQQETQRKASDAPQVAAAASVATVDGASEQKADKVAMKPLHFLPTAEELKTMSYAMNRFVEMLTADLKFEVHEKTHEVMVKFVNTRTGEVLKEYPPKEYLDMIARIRDYVGMMIDKKI, encoded by the coding sequence ATGGAGATCGGATCGCTCACACGCATGGATGCCGGAGCGACGGTGGCGACGGCCAGCTCAGCAGGGATGCAGCAGGGGACTGTACAGCAAGGGAATGCGCAACAGCAGGAAACGCAGCGAAAAGCAAGTGACGCTCCTCAAGTTGCAGCAGCGGCAAGCGTAGCAACAGTTGATGGAGCAAGTGAGCAAAAGGCTGATAAAGTAGCAATGAAACCGTTGCATTTTTTGCCAACCGCGGAAGAGCTTAAGACAATGTCATATGCAATGAATCGATTTGTGGAAATGCTGACTGCTGATTTGAAGTTTGAAGTGCATGAAAAGACTCATGAAGTTATGGTGAAGTTCGTTAATACAAGAACAGGGGAAGTTTTAAAAGAGTATCCTCCCAAAGAATACCTGGACATGATCGCGAGAATTCGCGATTATGTTGGTATGATGATTGATAAAAAGATTTAG
- the fliS gene encoding flagellar export chaperone FliS, with amino-acid sequence MSMMNPAAAYRNQQIMTASPEQLTLMLYDGAIRFLRASITAIEAKEMEKAHEMNMRTQEIIREFRQTLNMDIELSENWDKLYEFMEYRLMEGNVKKDKAMLQEVLDLLKEMRDTWAEAMKLAKGIAPEK; translated from the coding sequence ATGAGTATGATGAATCCTGCAGCGGCATACCGCAATCAACAGATTATGACGGCGTCGCCGGAACAATTGACCTTGATGTTGTATGATGGCGCTATACGTTTTTTGCGTGCGTCGATTACCGCGATTGAGGCGAAAGAGATGGAAAAAGCTCATGAGATGAACATGCGAACGCAGGAAATTATACGGGAGTTTCGGCAGACCTTAAACATGGATATCGAGCTTTCGGAAAACTGGGATAAGCTCTATGAATTTATGGAGTATCGCTTGATGGAGGGCAATGTGAAGAAAGATAAGGCGATGCTGCAGGAAGTATTGGATTTACTGAAAGAAATGCGGGATACTTGGGCGGAAGCTATGAAGCTGGCTAAAGGAATCGCGCCGGAAAAATAA
- the gmhB gene encoding D-glycero-beta-D-manno-heptose 1,7-bisphosphate 7-phosphatase — protein MRKALFLDRDGVINVEKHYLHKIEDFEFIPGIIEVMHQYQQDGYVLVVVTNQSGIGRGYYTEEDFWALTEWMKQTLAEQDVMIEGVYFSPYHPEKAIGEYRRESDCRKPGPGMLLKAAEELELVLNESVVLGDKESDVEAGRRAGVAQTIRLLEKGNVVENSKADVVIYDVRDLLRKN, from the coding sequence GTGCGTAAGGCGTTGTTTTTGGATCGAGATGGTGTGATTAATGTAGAGAAGCATTATTTACATAAAATAGAAGACTTTGAATTTATTCCGGGAATTATTGAAGTGATGCATCAATATCAGCAAGACGGGTATGTGCTGGTGGTTGTGACGAACCAATCTGGAATTGGGCGCGGCTATTATACAGAGGAAGATTTCTGGGCGCTGACGGAGTGGATGAAGCAGACATTGGCAGAACAGGATGTTATGATTGAAGGCGTCTACTTTTCCCCCTATCATCCGGAAAAGGCGATTGGCGAATATCGTCGGGAATCGGATTGTCGTAAGCCAGGGCCGGGGATGCTATTAAAGGCGGCAGAGGAACTGGAGCTTGTTTTGAATGAGTCGGTGGTGCTTGGTGATAAGGAGTCTGACGTGGAAGCGGGGAGGCGGGCGGGGGTGGCGCAGACTATCCGCTTGTTGGAGAAAGGAAATGTTGTTGAGAATAGTAAGGCGGACGTAGTGATTTATGACGTGAGGGACCTTTTGCGAAAAAACTAA
- the fliD gene encoding flagellar filament capping protein FliD, which produces MANVSLSVYRNLMPYTGYNSVSPTKAVDTNLLKLGNQYKSLKQSAQNQFANYRAEQQSYASQIKEVSSANQQLKSATGQFSGAENVFAKNTVTSTSSAISGQAKVAAKAATYEVEVSKVATAQQNTGTRVNALGYGALSAGNYTLGVTDSSGKEKNISFAVSAGENNSKVLEKVAKAFSESGLNINAVMSSDGTKTGLNLQSKETGAAQSFTLRDVSGNAVAALGLGNRTQQAENAVYSVNGKAATSASNQISLDYGNVTLNLQKATTEKAVVTVGKNPAGIVTAAKEMITAYNRLETAVTGADNVTAAGQRVFSRVDAKFQGYQKNELANIGITRDSQTGELALDEKRLTSALAKDSGRVQRLLGGENGLTGALNAVSSAVGSSPASTLLKVPSPLESTSSYGQTGSLAVAALRQSSGFLLDLFA; this is translated from the coding sequence GTGGCTAATGTTAGCCTGAGCGTGTATAGAAATTTAATGCCTTATACAGGGTATAATTCGGTGTCGCCAACAAAAGCGGTTGATACGAATCTGCTAAAGCTAGGGAATCAGTATAAATCCCTAAAACAGTCGGCGCAGAATCAGTTTGCTAATTATCGCGCAGAACAGCAAAGCTATGCTTCACAGATAAAAGAAGTATCAAGCGCTAATCAACAACTGAAAAGTGCGACAGGACAATTTTCCGGCGCGGAAAATGTATTTGCTAAAAATACCGTAACCTCAACATCGAGTGCTATTTCGGGGCAGGCTAAAGTGGCGGCCAAGGCGGCAACGTATGAGGTGGAAGTTAGCAAGGTGGCGACGGCGCAGCAAAATACAGGGACCCGCGTTAATGCCCTGGGGTATGGGGCGTTGTCTGCAGGTAATTACACGTTAGGGGTTACCGATAGCAGTGGCAAGGAAAAAAACATATCGTTTGCAGTGAGTGCTGGGGAAAATAACAGCAAAGTATTAGAGAAGGTAGCAAAAGCGTTTAGTGAAAGCGGTTTGAATATAAACGCTGTAATGAGCAGCGATGGAACGAAAACGGGGCTGAATTTGCAGTCCAAGGAAACCGGGGCTGCTCAAAGCTTTACATTGCGGGATGTATCCGGCAATGCGGTTGCGGCTTTGGGACTGGGAAATCGTACGCAGCAGGCAGAAAATGCTGTGTATAGCGTGAATGGAAAAGCGGCAACCTCTGCGTCTAATCAAATTTCTTTAGATTACGGTAATGTGACGCTGAATTTGCAAAAAGCAACAACAGAGAAGGCTGTGGTAACGGTAGGCAAGAACCCTGCGGGCATTGTCACGGCAGCTAAAGAGATGATTACGGCGTATAATCGCCTGGAAACAGCGGTTACAGGGGCAGATAATGTGACGGCTGCGGGGCAGCGCGTTTTTTCTCGCGTAGACGCGAAGTTTCAGGGATACCAGAAAAACGAGTTGGCGAATATTGGCATAACGCGTGATTCTCAGACTGGCGAATTGGCGCTGGACGAGAAGCGGCTGACGAGCGCGCTGGCAAAAGATTCAGGACGAGTGCAGCGACTGTTGGGAGGGGAGAATGGTTTAACTGGCGCACTGAATGCAGTATCTTCAGCTGTCGGTTCAAGTCCTGCGTCTACGCTCTTGAAGGTTCCCAGTCCGTTGGAGTCTACGTCATCTTACGGGCAGACAGGAAGTTTGGCAGTTGCGGCTTTACGGCAGTCTTCCGGTTTCTTACTGGATTTGTTTGCATAA
- a CDS encoding zinc-ribbon domain containing protein, whose product MEFQDKTLTCKDCGAEFVFTAGEQEFYAEKGFENEPTRCRTCRDARRRTRDGGSSSQREMHDVVCANCGVTTQVPFQPRNDRPVYCRECFNSMRNNNY is encoded by the coding sequence ATGGAATTTCAAGACAAGACATTAACGTGTAAGGATTGTGGAGCAGAGTTTGTGTTTACTGCAGGTGAACAGGAGTTTTACGCTGAAAAAGGTTTTGAAAACGAACCGACGCGTTGCCGTACCTGCCGCGACGCACGTCGCCGGACTCGCGATGGCGGATCTAGCTCGCAGCGCGAAATGCACGATGTAGTGTGCGCTAACTGTGGCGTAACTACCCAGGTGCCTTTCCAGCCGCGCAATGATCGTCCGGTTTACTGCCGCGAATGCTTCAATTCGATGCGGAACAATAATTACTAA
- a CDS encoding basic amino acid ABC transporter substrate-binding protein, whose protein sequence is MSKKWLSVMVLAMFMLTLGLAGCGGDKQQGKKVLKIGTDPGFAPFEFQDEKSKEYVGFDIDLIKALGAKMGYEVQIQNMNFDGLIPALEAGNIDATVAGMTIKEERAKKVLFSKPYYQSGLIVAVKNDNNTIKNIKDLEGKRIAVQIGTTGADAAKKIPNAVVREFNNAPEAFMELKAGGADAVINDKPVTAYYLKQGGDKDAKMVGDVLQAEEYGIAMNKKSTELKEKMDKALDEMKANGEYDKIYEKWFGKKQ, encoded by the coding sequence ATGTCGAAAAAATGGCTTTCGGTAATGGTATTGGCGATGTTTATGTTGACGTTGGGTTTGGCTGGCTGCGGCGGTGACAAGCAGCAAGGGAAAAAAGTTTTAAAGATTGGTACGGATCCTGGATTTGCGCCGTTTGAATTCCAAGATGAGAAAAGCAAAGAATATGTAGGCTTTGATATTGATTTGATTAAAGCGCTAGGCGCGAAAATGGGTTATGAAGTACAAATTCAGAACATGAACTTTGATGGCTTGATTCCGGCGCTGGAAGCTGGCAATATTGATGCTACCGTTGCGGGAATGACGATTAAAGAAGAACGTGCGAAAAAAGTATTGTTCTCGAAACCTTATTATCAGTCCGGTTTGATTGTTGCCGTGAAAAACGACAATAACACGATCAAGAACATAAAAGATTTGGAAGGCAAGCGCATTGCCGTACAAATTGGTACTACCGGCGCTGATGCCGCTAAAAAGATTCCTAATGCTGTCGTTCGCGAGTTCAACAATGCTCCGGAAGCCTTTATGGAATTGAAAGCTGGCGGCGCAGATGCGGTTATTAATGACAAACCGGTAACGGCCTACTATTTGAAACAGGGTGGCGATAAGGATGCCAAAATGGTAGGAGATGTTTTGCAAGCTGAAGAATACGGCATTGCTATGAACAAAAAAAGCACGGAACTGAAAGAAAAAATGGATAAAGCGTTGGATGAAATGAAAGCCAATGGCGAATATGATAAAATTTATGAAAAATGGTTTGGCAAAAAACAATAA
- a CDS encoding basic amino acid ABC transporter substrate-binding protein, which yields MKKNTLIWLVLALFTIVVGVAGCGGEKKADNTGKKVLRVGAEMTFPPFEFQDDKSKDYVGFDMDLSRALAKEMGMELEIQSMGFDALIPALDSGTIDMIASGVSITPERQQKVAFSAPYYKSGLSILVKNENTTIKSFKDLEGKKIAVQIGTTSAEEARKIPGAVVREFNGVPETFMELKAGGVDAVVNDLPVNQYYLGQFEKKGDAFAKLATTELKNAEDYGIAVAKKNTELASKVNKALETLKANGEYDKLYQKWFGKKQ from the coding sequence ATGAAGAAAAATACTTTAATCTGGTTGGTATTGGCGTTATTTACGATCGTTGTGGGTGTCGCTGGCTGCGGCGGTGAGAAGAAAGCGGATAATACCGGGAAAAAGGTTTTGCGCGTAGGTGCAGAGATGACTTTTCCGCCGTTTGAATTTCAGGATGACAAGAGTAAAGATTATGTAGGGTTTGATATGGATTTGTCCAGGGCTTTGGCTAAAGAGATGGGAATGGAGTTGGAGATTCAGAGCATGGGCTTTGATGCGTTGATTCCGGCATTGGACTCCGGTACGATTGATATGATTGCTTCCGGCGTCTCCATTACGCCTGAACGGCAGCAAAAGGTTGCTTTTTCTGCGCCTTACTACAAATCCGGCTTGAGTATTTTGGTGAAAAACGAGAATACGACCATCAAGAGTTTCAAAGACTTAGAAGGAAAAAAAATTGCCGTGCAAATAGGCACGACATCTGCGGAAGAAGCTCGTAAAATTCCCGGTGCGGTGGTGCGTGAATTTAATGGTGTGCCAGAAACTTTTATGGAACTGAAAGCTGGCGGTGTGGATGCCGTTGTGAATGACTTGCCGGTTAACCAATACTACTTGGGGCAGTTTGAAAAAAAAGGCGATGCTTTTGCTAAACTGGCGACAACAGAGCTGAAAAATGCGGAAGACTATGGTATTGCAGTAGCTAAGAAAAATACTGAATTGGCCAGCAAGGTGAACAAAGCGTTGGAAACCTTAAAAGCCAATGGCGAGTATGACAAACTGTATCAGAAATGGTTCGGCAAAAAACAATAA